AACATCGATATATGCAGTGGCGGATAGGGAAAGCGTTAATAGTAATAACAAGAGAAAGGGTATTATGGATTACACATTTAGATATGTATTGTTAAGTATTGATCTACAgttcattaaataattgctttgacaaaaattaaatatgataattttttctttttacaaaaatgttatatttcatttaaatatttttttttcttttgtcaaaacaactacttgacatactgtactGCGttgtatatcaaaatatacatatgtgaagACAGATTATTCAGTTAGTAGGAACTACAAAAACGACTATAACAATACAACTACAAAGATCATgcaaaacatacaaatatagTACGATATAACTCCTCGATAATGCTTCAGTTatagttttatgtttttttttttttttagttaaacaaTACACACAAAAGAATTGTACTACACATTTGACTACATATCAATGGcaattatacatttatatagttatatattaatatatttatgtgggTTTGATATCGATGGACGGAACTACGTtaggaaatatatatttttggattgACAAGTTTACAggtttataataattatggcAAGCTCAATACTGTgctaaaatgtattaaattgagTTTAACTCTCacaattgttgtttatatgttttgtttttgtttataggCAAGTTGTTTCGGAACATAAATTGACGCTCGCATCAAGCAtgcaaagttaaaaattatttaaacttaaaattaataacaatttcatgaaatatttatatgtaagtCAAATAAAAGCTATTGCAGTGAGTAAAAAAACTCTTCttgcttttaagtttgtttttttcagtttcagtttgttagagtcgaaaaaattagaaaaaggtAAAACAgatcaaaaatttaagtatatagaAATTGAAACGTATAATGATCCCGAGTGATATGTATGAAATGACTTTTAAAAAGAGACTTGTGTGAAAACAaacactaataaaaaattaagagccaacgaattgaataaatatatagagagagaacaattaacaatatatatatatatatataaatgtatggaTCTCCGGctatatatatgcattataGATCATATGTCTCGGGTGTACTGACCTCTTGTAGCAGATCCTGAGAGGCAATTGCTTTTAACACATTCTTTTTCGATGTCTCCTGGATTTCGCCGCCAATCAACAATTCATCCAATATGAAATACGCTTtctcaaaattgaatataatatcCAATTCGCAGACctgcaacaaatatatataccacTATATACAGACTAGATATCTATGCTGATTAACTTACGCTGCCAAAATACTTATCCAATAGCTCCACATAACGATGGATTATCTCCAAAGTCAAGAGCTCGTTATCATTCTGCTCGATAGCGCAACAGAAATATAAGCTGGCATAGCTGaaagatttcaaaaataattcagTAATTATTAAAAGTAGATTGGCAATTCTAAATTTGCTTTAGCAACTGTACAAGTCgaaatcaaaaccaagatttaagaaaaaaacaaattttttaatgaatttaatattatttgcatgTAGAAATGAAGAGgttaaatcatgatcaaaatgacattccgtttgaaaatcggtctaattttgacaaagttatgacagttttaagttggtcagacttggGATCTAGtaacttaacaagtcaaaatttttgtccgatttgacatgattttttacagaaaaattaaagttctCAGAATCATGtctaaagtgttgttttatactaagtgctatataaggagttgattaaaagtgaaaacttgagatttaaaattttcaattttcaaaattccaaaggggggacccttagcaatgaaattgaaattgttagcaaaatattttttttaacaaatttaataaagtttgaatgcagaatgaattaagaggctaaatcatgatcaaaatggtattccttttgaaaatcggttgagttttcacgaagctatgacagtttgaaattgctCAGTGCTTGggttagcaactttacaagacaaaatttttgtccgatttggcatgattttttacagataaataaaagttctccgaaccaaatttaaagtgttgttttttactaattacaataaacgtagttgatttaaagtgaaaacttgagatataaaattt
The genomic region above belongs to Drosophila innubila isolate TH190305 chromosome 3R unlocalized genomic scaffold, UK_Dinn_1.0 2_E_3R, whole genome shotgun sequence and contains:
- the LOC117791262 gene encoding AP-1 complex subunit sigma-2 isoform X3, producing MLFMLLFSRQGKLRLQKWYMAYPDKTKKKITRELVTTILARKPKMCSFLEWKDCKIVYKRYASLYFCCAIEQNDNELLTLEIIHRYVELLDKYFGSVCELDIIFNFEKAYFILDELLIGGEIQETSKKNVLKAIASQDLLQEDEAVEGTLRDIGLL
- the LOC117791262 gene encoding AP-1 complex subunit sigma-2 isoform X1, with translation MMLFMLLFSRQGKLRLQKWYMAYPDKTKKKITRELVTTILARKPKMCSFLEWKDCKIVYKRYASLYFCCAIEQNDNELLTLEIIHRYVELLDKYFGSVCELDIIFNFEKAYFILDELLIGGEIQETSKKNVLKAIASQDLLQEDEAVEGTLRDIGLL
- the LOC117791262 gene encoding AP-1 complex subunit sigma-2 isoform X2 encodes the protein MMLFMLLFSRQGKLRLQKWYMAYPDKTKKKITRELVTTILARKPKMCSFLEWKDCKIVYKRYASLYFCCAIEQNDNELLTLEIIHRYVELLDKYFGSVCELDIIFNFEKAYFILDELLIGGEIQETSKKNVLKAIASQDLLQEDETPQSFFDDHGLG
- the LOC117791262 gene encoding AP-1 complex subunit sigma-2 isoform X4, translated to MMLFMLLFSRQGKLRLQKWYMAYPDKTKKKITRELVTTILARKPKMCSFLEWKDCKIVYKRYASLYFCCAIEQNDNELLTLEIIHRYVELLDKYFGSVCELDIIFNFEKAYFILDELLIGGEIQETSKKNVLKAIASQDLLQEDFNEYLN